The following coding sequences are from one Virgibacillus necropolis window:
- a CDS encoding STAS domain-containing protein, with amino-acid sequence MNLVVDVVEENNKSNVILSGEIDAYTAPKLKDALLPLTKINGKTVEVDLDQVGYMDSTGLGVFISALKSTKEFDSHLRLINLQDRVLRLFKITGLDEIMEISDGIRGGQ; translated from the coding sequence ATGAATTTAGTGGTTGATGTCGTAGAAGAAAATAATAAGTCAAACGTTATCCTGTCAGGTGAGATTGATGCGTATACAGCACCTAAATTAAAAGATGCCTTATTACCATTAACAAAAATAAACGGAAAAACCGTTGAAGTTGATCTAGATCAAGTTGGTTACATGGATAGTACAGGTCTCGGTGTTTTTATTAGTGCTTTAAAATCAACAAAAGAATTTGACAGTCATTTAAGACTAATAAATTTACAGGATCGTGTGTTGCGTTTATTTAAAATAACTGGCTTGGATGAAATTATGGAAATTAGTGATGGAATAAGAGGTGGACAGTAA